One stretch of Plasmodium yoelii strain 17X genome assembly, chromosome: 5 DNA includes these proteins:
- a CDS encoding transmembrane emp24 domain-containing protein, putative, protein MKKKYLHIIIVILLIIFNLLISGVLSQNSNNHDNTKSVEKEKDGNNKKNNTNSTSNNNNKSSSKKKNNGNVNNGNVNNTKKKTENIIKKSDKTKQNEVLDNLNKAINDNSDNKYMDEYNKFEKELLDIEKNEETYDEIDNFEINNNQKIIENSNEMKPNANDYKEVDTDDLIEYDDDLTSIWNENMKYFEPNTMLTFEISGNSEEYLFEDIQELNTYFRGIFYLNNELDDSKILFIISDPDGEIVYKKEASEGIYYFHTNKLGVYTITIKNTKWMEKQMVTVAIGLGESPSLRSDHLKDFSSYIEQIALEAKILKNEIKYLSSKHVAHIEKMEQITNKAFLYCFLKLFVLIVLSFFTIYYVKNLVSNKRVL, encoded by the coding sequence atgaaaaagaaataccttcatataattatagtTATTTTGTTGATTATATTCAACTTATTAATAAGTGGGGTTTTGTCacaaaatagtaataatcaTGATAACACAAAAAGtgtagaaaaagaaaaagatggtaataataaaaaaaataacacaaATTCAActagcaataataataataaaagttcaagtaaaaaaaaaaataatggcaATGTGAATAATGGGAATGTGAAtaatacgaaaaaaaaaacagaaaatatcataaaaaaatctgataaaacaaaacaaaatgaagTATTGGATAACCTTAATAAAGCTATTAATGataatagtgataataaatatatggatgaatataataaatttgaaaaagaattattagacattgaaaaaaatgaagaaacatATGACGAAATAGATAATTttgaaattaataataatcaaaaaattatagaaaatagTAATGAAATGAAACCTAATGCTAATGATTATAAAGAAGTAGATACAGATGATTTGATAGAATATGATGATGATTTAACAAGCATATGGaatgaaaatatgaaatattttgaaCCAAATACTATGCTAACTTTTGAAATTTCTGGAAATTCAgaagaatatttatttgaggATATACAAGAATTGAATACATATTTTCGaggtattttttatttaaataatgaattagATGATAGTAAGatcttatttattatttcagaTCCAGATGGTGaaattgtatataaaaaagaagcTAGCGAaggtatatattattttcatacaAATAAACTTGGAGTATATACTATAActattaaaaatacaaaatggATGGAAAAACAAATGGTTACTGTTGCTATAGGGTTAGGAGAAAGCCCTTCATTAAGGTCAGATCACTTAAAAGATTTTTCTAGCTATATTGAACAAATTGCTTTAGAagcaaaaatattaaaaaatgaaattaaatatttatcatcAAAACATGTTGCacatatagaaaaaatggaACAAATTACAAATAAagcttttttatattgtttccTCAAATTATTTGTTCTTATagttctttctttttttacaatatattatgttaaaAACTTGGTATCAAATAAAAGAGTTCTTTAG
- a CDS encoding steroid dehydrogenase, putative, whose protein sequence is MITYFGRRALNPIFYIGLVVVLKNVLFGIYWLLNYLKAKLFLNDLKSYGNTIVITGCTDGIGKSLAYSLAKQNVNLLLISRNEKELKNIKKDLLEINKNCQITIDYIVFDYNEHKFSSYKSLQEKLQKIDVGILINNVGISYPNPLYFHEMETELIEQLVNVNLMSAYFMTRLVLPTMIKKRKGLILYTSSGVTSLQTSPLYTVYASVKDGVCSFANSLSAELKEYNIQVQCHTPMFITTKLSKIKKSSLFVPTPEIYSECIIRKMKEGNILPYNVISSPYFFHKIQIFFYNCLPKWLFSMASLASLKIVRQKALKKMKKEE, encoded by the exons ATGATAACTTATTTTGGAAGACGTGCTTTGAAtccaatattttatattggTTTAGTCGTTGTTTTGAAAAATGTCTTGTTTGGGATATATTGGTTATTAAATTAT tTGAAAgctaaattatttttaaatgatttgAAAAGTTATGGGAATACAATAGTGATTACAGGATGTACGGATGGGATTGGGAAAAGTTTAGCTTATTCATTGGCTAAGCAAAATGtgaatttattattaattagcAGAAATGaaaaggaattaaaaaacataaaaaaagatttattagaaataaataaaaattgtcaAATAACTATTGATTATATAGTTTTTGATTATAATGAGCATAAATTTTCTTCATATAAAAGTTTACAAGAAAAACTTCAAAAAATTGATGTTGGAATTTTAATTAACAATGTTGGAATTTCATATCCAAACCCGttg tatTTCCACGAAATGGAAACAGAGCTAATAGAGCAATTAGTGAATGTAAATTTGATGTCTGCTTATTTCATGACAAGATTAGTTTTACCAA caatgataaaaaaaagaaagggtttaattttgtatacaTCAAGTGGTGTGACGTCTTTACAAACGTCCCCGTTATATACTGTCTATGCATCTGTTAAAGATGGAGTATGTTCATTTGCGAATTCTTTGAGC GCGGAGTTAAAggaatataatatacaagTCCAGTGTCATACCCCTATGTTCATTACAacaaaattatcaaaaataaaaaaaagtagtTTATTTGTGCCCACACCTGAAATATATTCTGAATGTATCATCAGAAAAATGAAGGAAGGGAACATTTTACCATACAATGTTATATCTtctccatatttttttcataaaattcagatttttttttataattgtcTTCCTAAATGGCTATTCAGTATGGCTTCGTTAGCCTCACTTAAGATAGTCAGACAAAAGgcattgaaaaaaatgaagaaagaagaataa